One window of Microbacterium sp. 1S1 genomic DNA carries:
- a CDS encoding DEAD/DEAH box helicase gives MSSPSERYAQAQESAAHPETAAFAARQRFQLDPFQVAGCHALENGRSVLVAAPTGAGKTIVGEFAIHLAMQTATDKAFYTTPMKALSNQKFRELVDVYGADDVGLLTGDTNINGNARIVVMTTEVLRNMIYADSAALRDLRYVVMDEVHYLADRFRGAVWEEVIIHLPPRVRLVSLSATVSNAEEFGDWLDTVRGDTEVIVSEIRPVPLEQHVLVRDDLLPLFDDRAGIATAQVNQELMRIRSFTGSTYESNRQAQSYRSNRHAGRQAARPPRGGRRPVRAANARRIERMDRPEVVELLERSNLLPAIFFIFSRVGCDAAVQQVRRSGLRLTSSEERAEIRAIVEERTRTLQDEDLGVLGYWEWLDNLERGVAAHHAGLLPAFKEVVEELFQRKLLKVVFATETLALGINMPARTVVLEKMEKFNGEARVAITSGEYTQLTGRAGRRGIDVEGHAVVQWSEGMDPQAVAALASRRTYPLNSSFRPTYNMAVNLIDLFGQARARQILESSFAQFQADRAVVGLARQVREAEESLAGYQSAMACEHGDFPEYAAIRRELSDLEKKNRQDTQAPRAARDKRMKRIQTLRTRMQRHPCHRCPDREKHARWAERYWKLKRQTDRTRRQIETRTGTVARVFDRVVEVLETLDYVRRDEEGMQLTDAGRTMRRIYGERDLLVAESLRQGLWTGLDAPSLAAMACCLVYEPRRDETNAGERGLPRGAFRAAYDKTTALWAELDDLEQDHQLPGSEPLAAGLAGAMHTWARGGMLDRVLIDADMAAGDFVRWAKQTIDLLDQLSIVAEDAALARTARAALDGVRRGIVAYSSM, from the coding sequence ATGAGTTCGCCGTCCGAGCGATACGCGCAGGCGCAGGAGAGCGCGGCGCACCCGGAGACCGCAGCGTTCGCGGCACGCCAGCGCTTCCAGCTCGACCCGTTCCAGGTCGCCGGGTGCCACGCCCTGGAGAACGGGCGCAGCGTCCTCGTGGCGGCACCGACCGGCGCGGGGAAGACCATCGTGGGGGAGTTCGCCATCCACCTCGCGATGCAGACCGCGACGGACAAGGCGTTCTACACGACGCCGATGAAGGCCCTCTCGAACCAGAAGTTCCGCGAACTCGTCGATGTCTACGGTGCGGACGATGTGGGACTGCTGACCGGCGACACGAACATCAACGGCAACGCCCGCATCGTGGTGATGACCACCGAGGTGCTGCGGAACATGATCTATGCCGACTCTGCGGCGCTGCGGGATCTCCGGTATGTCGTCATGGACGAGGTGCACTACCTGGCGGACCGTTTTCGCGGCGCGGTGTGGGAAGAGGTCATCATCCACCTCCCGCCTCGCGTGCGGCTGGTGTCGCTGAGTGCGACGGTCTCGAACGCCGAGGAGTTCGGCGACTGGCTCGACACGGTCCGCGGGGACACCGAGGTGATCGTCTCCGAGATCCGTCCCGTGCCGCTCGAGCAGCACGTGTTGGTCCGCGATGACCTCCTGCCGCTGTTCGACGACCGCGCGGGCATCGCCACCGCCCAGGTGAACCAGGAGCTCATGCGCATCCGCTCCTTCACCGGGTCGACCTACGAGAGCAACCGGCAGGCTCAGTCGTACCGCAGCAACCGGCACGCGGGTCGCCAGGCCGCCCGTCCTCCGCGCGGGGGTCGCCGCCCGGTGCGCGCCGCGAACGCCCGCCGGATCGAGCGTATGGACCGTCCGGAGGTCGTCGAGCTGCTGGAGCGCTCGAACCTCCTGCCGGCGATCTTCTTCATCTTCAGCCGGGTCGGGTGCGATGCGGCGGTACAGCAGGTGCGCCGCTCCGGTCTGCGGCTGACTTCATCGGAGGAGCGGGCCGAGATCCGCGCGATCGTGGAGGAGCGCACGCGCACACTGCAGGACGAGGATCTCGGCGTGCTGGGCTACTGGGAGTGGCTGGACAACCTGGAACGAGGTGTCGCCGCCCATCACGCCGGCCTCCTCCCGGCCTTCAAAGAGGTCGTCGAGGAGCTGTTCCAGCGCAAGCTGCTCAAGGTCGTCTTCGCCACCGAGACCCTGGCCCTCGGCATCAACATGCCGGCGCGCACGGTGGTGCTCGAGAAGATGGAGAAGTTCAACGGCGAGGCGCGCGTCGCCATCACCTCCGGCGAGTACACACAGCTCACGGGTCGCGCCGGCCGGCGCGGGATCGACGTCGAGGGTCACGCGGTCGTGCAATGGAGCGAGGGCATGGACCCCCAGGCGGTCGCGGCGCTCGCGTCGCGTCGGACCTATCCGCTCAACTCGAGCTTCCGGCCGACGTACAACATGGCGGTCAACCTGATCGACCTGTTCGGGCAGGCCAGGGCGCGGCAGATCCTGGAGTCGTCATTCGCCCAGTTCCAGGCGGACCGCGCGGTGGTCGGGCTCGCCCGCCAGGTGCGGGAGGCGGAGGAGTCGCTGGCCGGCTACCAGTCGGCGATGGCGTGCGAGCACGGGGACTTCCCGGAGTACGCCGCCATCCGCCGCGAGCTGAGCGACCTCGAGAAGAAGAACAGACAGGACACCCAGGCACCGCGGGCGGCGCGCGACAAGCGGATGAAGCGGATCCAGACGCTCCGCACGCGGATGCAGCGCCATCCCTGTCACCGCTGCCCTGACCGCGAGAAGCACGCCCGCTGGGCCGAGCGCTACTGGAAGCTCAAGCGCCAGACGGATCGCACGCGGCGGCAGATCGAGACGCGGACCGGCACGGTCGCGCGCGTCTTCGACCGTGTAGTGGAGGTGCTGGAGACACTCGACTACGTCCGTCGCGACGAAGAGGGGATGCAGCTGACCGACGCGGGGCGCACGATGCGCCGCATCTACGGTGAGCGTGACCTCCTCGTGGCCGAGTCCCTGCGTCAGGGTCTCTGGACGGGGCTCGATGCGCCGTCGCTCGCCGCGATGGCTTGCTGTCTCGTTTACGAGCCGCGCCGAGACGAGACCAACGCGGGGGAGCGGGGGCTGCCACGCGGAGCCTTCCGTGCCGCCTACGACAAGACCACCGCGCTGTGGGCCGAGCTCGACGATCTCGAGCAGGACCACCAGTTGCCCGGGAGCGAACCCCTCGCGGCCGGGCTCGCCGGCGCGATGCACACCTGGGCACGAGGCGGGATGCTCGACCGCGTCCTCATCGACGCGGATATGGCCGCCGGAGACTTCGTGCGGTGGGCGAAGCAGACCATCGACCTCCTCGACCAGCTGTCCATCGTCGCCGAGGACGCAGCGCTCGCCCGCACCGCCCGGGCCGCGCTCGACGGCGTGCGTCGCGGCATCGTCGCGTACTCCTCGATGTGA
- the lnt gene encoding apolipoprotein N-acyltransferase — translation MTEAPLRRRALLPLWAAVPAAALAALLMDLAFPEAAVWILAFPATALLLLSLIGRRAGGALLVGLVYGIVFFALLVSWTSRYLGPLPWAALSVVEGVLTAVALIPLTLAYRWVPRAWPSAAGRLLTLPAVVAALWVGRELFLGWWPYGGFPWARLGMSQAESPLASLSSWVGVSGLSFLMVFLTAMVIEIVRTGLWRRPVTLLAPAVLVLVLVFMPLFPTTPSGSMRIAAVQGNGPTGYFDDREPFAVIQAQTEATEPLYGEDVDLLVWPEGGLDTDPYANSSIARRMTLVSNRIDAPLLANAATGRGDRYYNTSMLWLPDGTAPQKHDKRHPVPFGEYVPDRPFFNALVPDLIGLIQREYTPGTNPPIIEVDDVRVGLAICFDVIYDDVITEGLADGAEVLVFQTNNADFRGTDENLQQLAFARMRAIETGRSVVNISTVGTSQVILPDGRTVTSLDADEAGAMLEDVELRSGLTAGIVLGPWLQQALLWGGLGALGVGWWRARRR, via the coding sequence ATGACCGAAGCCCCTCTTCGCCGGCGCGCCCTGCTGCCCCTGTGGGCTGCCGTGCCTGCTGCCGCCCTCGCCGCTCTCCTCATGGATCTCGCGTTTCCCGAGGCCGCGGTCTGGATCTTGGCGTTCCCGGCCACCGCGCTGCTGCTGCTTTCCTTGATCGGGCGGCGGGCCGGGGGAGCGCTGCTGGTCGGGCTCGTCTACGGCATCGTGTTCTTCGCGCTGCTCGTCTCCTGGACGTCGCGGTACCTCGGGCCCCTGCCCTGGGCGGCGCTGAGCGTGGTCGAGGGTGTCCTCACGGCCGTGGCGCTGATCCCGCTCACCCTGGCGTACCGATGGGTCCCGCGGGCGTGGCCGAGCGCCGCAGGGCGCCTGCTCACCCTCCCGGCCGTCGTCGCAGCGCTCTGGGTCGGCCGGGAGCTGTTCCTCGGCTGGTGGCCGTACGGCGGTTTTCCGTGGGCCCGGCTCGGGATGAGTCAGGCGGAGAGTCCGCTGGCGTCGCTGTCCTCCTGGGTCGGGGTGAGCGGGCTGAGCTTCCTGATGGTGTTCCTCACCGCCATGGTGATCGAGATCGTGCGCACCGGGCTCTGGCGCCGGCCGGTCACGCTGCTCGCGCCCGCCGTGCTCGTTCTCGTCCTCGTCTTCATGCCGCTCTTCCCGACCACACCGTCCGGGTCGATGCGCATCGCCGCGGTGCAGGGGAACGGGCCGACCGGCTACTTCGACGACCGTGAACCCTTCGCCGTGATCCAGGCGCAGACGGAGGCGACGGAACCGCTCTACGGCGAAGACGTCGACCTCCTCGTCTGGCCGGAGGGGGGCCTCGACACCGACCCCTACGCCAACTCGTCCATCGCACGGCGGATGACCCTCGTCTCGAACCGCATCGACGCGCCGCTGCTCGCCAACGCGGCCACCGGCCGCGGTGACCGCTACTACAACACGTCCATGCTGTGGCTGCCGGACGGCACAGCGCCGCAGAAGCACGACAAGCGTCACCCGGTCCCGTTCGGCGAGTACGTGCCGGACCGCCCCTTCTTCAACGCGCTCGTCCCCGACCTCATCGGCCTGATCCAGCGCGAATACACGCCGGGGACGAACCCGCCGATCATCGAGGTCGATGACGTCCGGGTCGGCCTCGCGATCTGCTTCGACGTGATCTACGACGACGTCATCACCGAAGGGCTCGCGGATGGGGCCGAGGTGCTCGTGTTCCAGACGAACAACGCCGACTTCCGCGGCACGGACGAGAACCTGCAGCAGCTCGCTTTCGCACGGATGCGGGCGATCGAAACCGGCCGGAGCGTCGTGAACATCTCGACCGTCGGCACAAGCCAGGTCATCCTCCCGGACGGGCGCACGGTGACGAGCCTGGACGCCGATGAGGCCGGAGCGATGCTCGAGGATGTCGAGCTCCGCTCCGGCCTCACGGCGGGAATCGTCCTGGGCCCCTGGCTGCAGCAGGCGCTGCTGTGGGGCGGTCTGGGCGCACTCGGTGTCGGGTGGTGGCGCGCCCGTCGGCGTTAG
- a CDS encoding RNA polymerase-binding protein RbpA yields MADRSLRGIRLGAQSLQSEEGVVFMERRETTYTCDTCGHDTTLMFAADAEPPQTWECRSCGAEARLKVDGEAVTLEATDEKAARTHWDMLMERRTRAELEELLEERLAYIRARRGAGEDPTREKIGA; encoded by the coding sequence ATGGCAGATCGCAGCCTGCGCGGCATCCGACTCGGCGCCCAGAGCCTACAGAGCGAAGAGGGCGTCGTTTTCATGGAGCGCCGTGAGACCACCTACACCTGTGACACCTGCGGACATGACACCACGCTCATGTTCGCGGCCGATGCCGAACCGCCTCAGACGTGGGAGTGCCGCTCCTGTGGAGCGGAAGCCCGCCTGAAGGTCGACGGCGAGGCCGTCACCCTCGAGGCCACCGATGAGAAGGCCGCCCGCACGCACTGGGACATGCTCATGGAGCGTCGCACCCGTGCGGAGCTGGAGGAGCTTCTCGAAGAGCGCCTCGCGTACATCCGAGCCCGTCGCGGTGCCGGCGAGGACCCCACCCGCGAGAAGATCGGCGCCTAA
- a CDS encoding glycerophosphodiester phosphodiesterase family protein — MTHPYFTKTEHPRILAHRGLITAEGRESGVWENTAAAFAAAHAAGVEYVETDCQVTADGDVVLLHDPDLRRLLDDPRAVREVRTRELSTLFAEHGGLLTVAEALSSFPELRFNIDVKTRAAAAPLGPILSAHTHRVLVTSFSDANRRATVEAVRQTGAALRPATSGGSRTIAALRLLSAVRLSPGALLREIDALQIPERRGAVKVLTPALLRAAHRAGTELHVWTVNDAEDMRRLVALGVDGIVTDRGDLAVATLRTP; from the coding sequence GTGACCCACCCGTACTTCACCAAGACGGAGCATCCTCGGATCCTGGCGCATCGCGGTCTCATCACCGCGGAGGGTCGGGAATCCGGGGTCTGGGAGAACACCGCTGCGGCGTTCGCCGCTGCCCATGCCGCCGGTGTCGAGTACGTCGAGACGGACTGCCAGGTCACCGCAGACGGCGACGTCGTGCTCCTCCATGATCCCGATCTGCGGCGGCTGCTCGACGACCCCCGAGCGGTGCGTGAGGTGCGGACCAGAGAGCTCAGCACGCTGTTCGCCGAGCATGGCGGTCTGCTGACCGTTGCCGAGGCGCTCAGCTCGTTCCCCGAACTCCGCTTCAACATCGATGTGAAGACGCGTGCTGCGGCGGCACCCTTGGGGCCGATCCTCTCCGCACATACGCATCGAGTCCTCGTGACGAGCTTCTCGGACGCCAACCGTCGAGCGACCGTCGAGGCGGTGCGACAGACCGGGGCCGCGCTCCGCCCGGCGACATCGGGAGGCAGCCGGACGATCGCGGCGCTTCGCTTACTCTCCGCGGTGCGCCTCTCCCCCGGCGCTCTGCTGCGGGAGATCGACGCCCTCCAGATCCCGGAGCGTCGTGGGGCCGTCAAGGTGCTCACGCCTGCACTCCTCCGCGCTGCCCATCGCGCAGGCACCGAGCTCCACGTGTGGACCGTGAACGACGCCGAGGACATGCGCCGTCTCGTCGCCCTGGGTGTGGACGGCATCGTGACCGATCGTGGCGACCTCGCCGTGGCGACGCTCCGCACGCCCTGA
- a CDS encoding SPFH domain-containing protein, with translation MDDASIIPTVIIWILVIAVIIFVIVTIARAIRIIPQATAGVVERLGRYHKTLTPGLNILVPFIDRLRPLIDMREQVVSFPPQPVITEDNLVVSIDTVVYFQVTDARAATYEIANYLGAVEQLTTTTLRNVVGGLNLEEALTSRDNINGQLRVVLDEATGKWGIRVGRVELKAIDPPVSIQDSMEKQMRAERDRRAAILTAEGTKQSAILEAEGLRQAEILRAEGDKQAAVLRAQGEAEAIQSVFTAIHQGAPDDKLLAYQYLQMLPKISESPSSKLWIIPSELTEALKGIGTAFTPKTGSGPTTPSAGA, from the coding sequence GTGGACGACGCATCGATCATCCCGACCGTGATCATCTGGATTCTGGTCATCGCCGTCATCATCTTCGTGATCGTCACGATCGCGCGGGCGATCCGCATCATCCCCCAGGCCACGGCGGGTGTGGTGGAGCGGCTCGGTCGGTATCACAAGACGCTCACTCCCGGCCTCAACATCCTCGTGCCGTTCATCGACCGCCTGCGGCCGCTGATCGATATGCGCGAGCAGGTGGTCTCCTTCCCGCCGCAGCCGGTGATCACCGAGGACAACCTCGTCGTCTCCATCGATACGGTGGTCTACTTCCAGGTGACGGATGCCCGCGCCGCCACGTATGAGATCGCCAACTACCTCGGCGCCGTCGAGCAGCTCACCACCACGACGCTTCGCAACGTCGTCGGCGGCCTGAACCTCGAAGAGGCGCTGACAAGCCGCGACAACATCAACGGCCAGCTCCGCGTCGTGCTCGACGAGGCGACGGGCAAGTGGGGCATCCGCGTCGGTCGCGTCGAGCTCAAGGCGATCGACCCGCCCGTCTCCATCCAGGATTCGATGGAGAAGCAGATGCGCGCCGAGCGGGATCGCCGTGCCGCGATCCTCACCGCGGAGGGGACCAAGCAGTCCGCGATCCTCGAAGCCGAGGGACTCCGGCAGGCGGAGATCCTTCGAGCCGAAGGTGACAAGCAGGCCGCCGTGCTGCGCGCGCAGGGTGAGGCCGAGGCCATCCAGAGCGTCTTCACCGCGATCCACCAGGGGGCGCCGGACGACAAGCTCCTCGCCTACCAGTACCTGCAGATGCTTCCGAAGATCAGCGAGAGTCCGTCCAGCAAGCTGTGGATCATCCCGAGCGAGCTGACCGAAGCACTCAAGGGCATCGGCACGGCGTTCACCCCGAAGACGGGTTCCGGTCCGACCACCCCTTCCGCGGGCGCGTGA
- a CDS encoding NfeD family protein, with protein MDNFSTFVTFIDHWAWIGWLVLIAVFLVIEMLSLDFTFLMLSFGSVIGLVTDFLGLPVWIQILIAAAAAALFILFLRPPLLRRLHRGSDPARSNVEALVDLRGIALSEITQISGQAKLANGDTWTARTAAPMAIPSGAPVAVSAINGATAIVRPLND; from the coding sequence ATGGACAACTTCTCGACGTTCGTCACGTTCATCGACCACTGGGCATGGATCGGCTGGCTCGTCCTCATCGCCGTCTTCCTCGTCATCGAGATGTTGTCTCTCGACTTCACCTTCCTCATGCTGAGTTTCGGAAGTGTCATCGGACTCGTGACCGACTTCCTCGGGCTTCCGGTGTGGATCCAGATCCTCATCGCCGCGGCCGCAGCCGCTCTCTTCATCCTCTTCCTCCGACCTCCGCTGCTGCGCCGACTACACCGCGGCTCCGACCCGGCGCGCTCCAACGTCGAGGCGCTCGTCGACCTCCGCGGCATCGCGCTGAGCGAGATCACGCAGATCTCCGGTCAGGCCAAACTCGCCAACGGCGATACCTGGACGGCGCGGACGGCTGCACCCATGGCCATCCCTTCGGGGGCGCCCGTCGCGGTCAGCGCCATCAACGGTGCCACCGCCATCGTCCGACCCCTCAACGATTAG
- a CDS encoding SDR family oxidoreductase, with amino-acid sequence MTDVLPAGSLDGKVALVTGSSRGIGADTVRYLAEAGADVVINYRNKAPRAEKLATQLRELGRRALVVGADLTDPASVAEMFDAVRTEYGRLDVLVLNASGGMESGMAEDYALKLNRDAQLNVLDAARPLLSDGARVVFVTSHQAHFIRTTPTMPEYEPVALSKRAGEDALRELIPGLAEKGIGFTVVSGDMIEGTITATLLERANPGAIAERRESAGRLYNVSEFAAEVAKAVVDPVPADNTRLVGDVSAFAAE; translated from the coding sequence GTGACCGACGTTCTTCCCGCAGGATCCCTCGACGGCAAGGTGGCCCTCGTCACCGGCTCATCGCGGGGGATCGGCGCCGACACCGTGCGGTACCTCGCCGAGGCCGGCGCCGACGTCGTCATCAACTACCGGAACAAGGCGCCGCGCGCGGAGAAGCTCGCGACGCAGCTGCGCGAACTCGGCCGCCGGGCACTGGTCGTCGGCGCGGACCTCACTGATCCGGCGTCGGTCGCCGAGATGTTCGACGCTGTCCGCACCGAGTACGGGCGCCTCGATGTGCTGGTCCTCAACGCGTCGGGCGGCATGGAGTCGGGTATGGCTGAGGACTACGCCCTGAAGCTCAACCGCGACGCGCAGCTCAACGTCCTCGACGCCGCGAGGCCGCTGCTGTCGGACGGCGCACGAGTCGTGTTCGTGACCAGCCACCAGGCGCACTTCATCCGCACGACGCCCACGATGCCCGAGTACGAGCCCGTCGCGCTGTCCAAGCGGGCCGGTGAGGATGCGCTGCGAGAGCTCATCCCCGGTCTCGCAGAGAAGGGGATCGGCTTCACCGTGGTCTCGGGAGACATGATCGAGGGCACGATCACCGCGACGCTGCTCGAGCGCGCGAACCCCGGCGCCATCGCCGAGCGTCGCGAGTCCGCCGGCCGTCTCTACAACGTGTCGGAGTTCGCGGCAGAGGTGGCCAAGGCGGTCGTCGACCCCGTGCCCGCCGACAACACCCGCCTCGTCGGCGACGTGAGCGCCTTCGCCGCGGAATAG
- a CDS encoding HdeD family acid-resistance protein translates to MSEALAETKSFFKSIRVALAVSGVLALLAGIALLVWPVKSAVIVTAIFASYLIVAGVVYIGLGIFSRAKGGWSRVGHIVLGLLYIVAGVIAFFNLNVAAATLALVVVIFIGVSWIVDGVVALSLLGSDGSRVWTLIYAILSIIAGIIVLFSPVIAGFALWLLLGISLVVLGIVQIIRAITLGKDEKAFTTAASTV, encoded by the coding sequence ATGTCTGAAGCACTCGCAGAAACGAAGTCGTTCTTCAAATCGATCCGTGTCGCTCTCGCGGTCTCCGGCGTGCTCGCGCTGCTCGCCGGCATCGCGCTGCTCGTCTGGCCGGTGAAATCGGCCGTCATCGTGACGGCGATCTTCGCGTCCTACCTGATCGTCGCCGGTGTCGTCTACATCGGCCTCGGCATCTTCTCCCGGGCGAAGGGCGGCTGGTCCCGCGTCGGACACATCGTGCTCGGCCTGCTCTACATCGTCGCCGGCGTCATCGCGTTCTTCAACCTGAACGTCGCCGCCGCCACCCTGGCGCTGGTCGTCGTGATCTTCATCGGCGTGAGCTGGATCGTCGACGGCGTCGTGGCGCTCTCGCTGCTCGGCAGCGACGGATCGCGGGTCTGGACGCTGATCTACGCCATCCTGAGCATCATCGCCGGGATCATCGTCCTCTTCTCGCCGGTCATCGCCGGCTTCGCGCTCTGGCTGCTCCTGGGCATCTCGCTTGTCGTGCTCGGTATCGTGCAGATCATCCGCGCGATCACGCTCGGGAAGGACGAGAAGGCGTTCACCACGGCCGCTTCGACCGTCTGA
- a CDS encoding helix-turn-helix transcriptional regulator → MRKVRDRIDREYAKPLDVEALARGVHLSAGHLSRRFRETYGESPYSYLMTRRIERAMALLRRGDLSVTEVCFQVGCSSLGTFSTRFSELVGVSPRVYRERAANVEGIPSFQAKQVTRPIRNREAPRREAHLT, encoded by the coding sequence ATGCGGAAGGTCCGTGACCGCATCGATCGGGAGTACGCGAAGCCCCTGGACGTCGAGGCTCTGGCGCGCGGCGTGCATCTGTCCGCGGGGCATCTCAGCCGTCGCTTCCGGGAGACCTACGGCGAGTCCCCGTACTCCTATCTGATGACACGGCGGATCGAGCGCGCCATGGCCCTGCTCCGGCGCGGCGATCTCAGCGTGACGGAGGTGTGCTTCCAGGTGGGGTGCTCGTCGCTCGGGACCTTCAGCACGCGGTTCTCGGAGCTGGTCGGTGTCTCACCGCGCGTGTACCGTGAACGCGCCGCCAACGTCGAGGGCATCCCGTCGTTCCAGGCCAAACAGGTCACCCGACCGATCAGGAATCGAGAAGCGCCGCGCCGCGAGGCGCACCTAACGTGA
- a CDS encoding VOC family protein has translation MKISIHYAFLPHTDADAALGFYRDALGFEVRNDVGYDGLRWLTVGPAGQPETSIVLHPPATDPGITDTERQTILELIAKGSYGALTLATDDLDDLFDRLVAVGADVVQEPMDQPYGVRDCAFRDPAGNLLRINQAA, from the coding sequence ATGAAAATCAGCATCCACTACGCCTTCCTCCCGCACACCGACGCCGACGCGGCGCTCGGCTTCTACCGCGACGCCCTGGGGTTCGAGGTCCGCAACGACGTCGGCTACGACGGCTTGCGCTGGTTGACAGTCGGCCCGGCCGGCCAGCCGGAGACCTCCATCGTGCTGCATCCGCCGGCGACTGACCCCGGAATCACCGACACCGAGCGGCAGACCATCCTGGAGCTCATCGCGAAAGGCAGCTACGGCGCGCTGACACTCGCGACCGACGACCTGGACGACCTCTTCGACCGTCTGGTCGCTGTCGGCGCCGATGTCGTCCAGGAGCCCATGGACCAGCCGTACGGCGTACGCGACTGCGCGTTCCGCGACCCCGCGGGCAACCTGCTCCGTATCAACCAGGCCGCCTGA